In the Blautia coccoides genome, CAGCCACTTTTATCCATCACGGACGACAACCTTGCCCTGCATACCACTGCATTCCGAGACGCTACTTTAAAGCCGCAGGCACATGAATCAATCGCCTGCGGAGCCGCCTCTATGACTGCCCTTGCGCTTAAAATATTAAATGATGCCGATTACCGCAGTAATGTTCATCATTCCTGGGAAACTTCTTTGAAAAAGAAAGAAAATATGTAAATCAGGGGGGATTTGTTATGAATAAAAAAACATCCACAGAAAAGAAAAAATTTGAACTGCCTCATATATTTGTACTTTTGTGTCTTATAATCGTTGTCTGTGCTGTCGCAACTTGGATCCTCCCTGCCGGAGAATTTGACCGTACAGTAAACGAAGCCGGAACTGAAGTGGTTGTGCCCGGCACTTACCACACCGTAGAAGCCTCTCCTGTAGGTCCTTTTGAAACGGTTAAATCCATCTATTTTGGCATGCTCAACGGCGGCGGTGTTATTTTCTTTGTATTTATCGCTTATGCCTCCATCGGACTTATGATCTCAACAGGAGCTTTCAACGGTCTTGTTGCCGGCCTTCTGAAGATTCTCAAAGGAAAAACGCGTGCCATTATCATCCCTATCTTCATCACTGTACTGGGTATCGCCTCATCTACCATAGGAGTATTCGAGGAAGCTTTCCCCTTTATTCCCATCTTTGTAGGCATCTCCATTGCCATGGGATATGATGCCATTGTGGGGCTGGCTATTGTGGCTCTGGGGACAGGTCTTGGATACAGCGGCGCTGTTATGAATCCGTTTACGGTCGGCACAGCCCAGAGCATCGCTGGACTTCCGCAGATGTCCGGTGCGGGATTCCGTATTGTCAGTCACGTTCTCATGATAATCGTAGCTTCTATTTTCACCATTCGATATGCCTTGAAGATTCAGGCAGACCCATCCAAAAGCCTTGTCCGCGGCGACGACTTCAGCCATATGACCATGAATCCGGAGGACATTGAAAAACATCCTTTTGGTATCCGCGAAAAACTGGTCCTGGGTGTTCTTGGCGTAGGAATTGTTGTTATTGTGTGGGGCACAAAATACAAAGGCTGGTATTTTGAAGATTTAAGCGGTGTATTTCTGATCATGGGTATTATTAGCTCCATCATCATGGGCTGGGGGCCTAACACCATTGCAAAGAAAATTGCCCAAAGCTTCTCTGATATTGCTGTGGCCTGTATGATGATCGGAATTGCAAGAGGTATTCTGGTGGTAATGCAGGACGGTCATATCATAGATACTGTAGTTTACGGGCTCTCCATCCCTCTGTCCAAGCTCCCGGGATGGCTGTCAGGTGAAGCTATGCTATTAGTACAAAGTCTCCTGAACTTCCTGATTCCATCAGGTTCCGGGCAGGCAGTGACCAGTATTCCCATCATGGCTCCCCTTGCAGATCTGTGCGGCATCTCCCGTCAGGTGGCTGTTCTTGCCTTCCAGTTCGGCGACGGCTTGTCAAATATTCTGTGGCCAACTGCCATGGCCCCTATCATGTGCGGGATTGCGGGAGTCAAAATGGAAAAATGGTGGAAGTTCCTGGTTCCAGTCTTCTTGGTTCTGCTTCTTACACAGGCAGTTCTCATTGCCGCTGCTACTTTTATCATGTAGCAGGATAAAAAGAAACATTTTAAAAGGCAATCGGCTTTTTGTGTGCGGGAATAATGGATTATTTGTGAATCATTCGTTTTAAAAATACATAAGAAATGCAGGTGTGGTGCTGTCTGTTCTGCGGTTCTATCTTGCATTTGGATAACAACACATCATAGTTATTTATAAAATATCTGGGTAATCTTTATATAAAAAAGAATACCCAGATGTTTTTATAAGGCAAGTTTGATTGATCTGCTCATGATTCTGAAAGATTTCTGCATGTATATATGCATTACTGTGATTCTGTATTTCCATATATTACATTGCTGCATACCCATATTTTATGGTTACTGCATTTTTGTATTTTGTATCGCCGACTTTCTGTATTTTGTATTACTACATTTCCATATTTTGTATTGGTACATTTCCGTATTTTGCATTGCTACATTTCCGTATTTTACATTGCTACATTTCCGTATTTTGCATTGCTACATTACTGTATTTGCATTGCTACATTTCTGTATTTGCATTGCTACATTTCTGTATTTGCATTGCTACATTTCTGTATTTGCATTGCTACATTTCTGTATTTGCATTGCTACATTTCTGTATTTGCATTGCTACATTTCTGTATTTGCATTGCTACATTTCTGTATTTGCATTTCCGCATATCACTACTGGACTATATGTATTTCAATAATCCAACTTCAGATGATAAACATTTACCGGCCTTCCTTT is a window encoding:
- a CDS encoding YfcC family protein, coding for MNKKTSTEKKKFELPHIFVLLCLIIVVCAVATWILPAGEFDRTVNEAGTEVVVPGTYHTVEASPVGPFETVKSIYFGMLNGGGVIFFVFIAYASIGLMISTGAFNGLVAGLLKILKGKTRAIIIPIFITVLGIASSTIGVFEEAFPFIPIFVGISIAMGYDAIVGLAIVALGTGLGYSGAVMNPFTVGTAQSIAGLPQMSGAGFRIVSHVLMIIVASIFTIRYALKIQADPSKSLVRGDDFSHMTMNPEDIEKHPFGIREKLVLGVLGVGIVVIVWGTKYKGWYFEDLSGVFLIMGIISSIIMGWGPNTIAKKIAQSFSDIAVACMMIGIARGILVVMQDGHIIDTVVYGLSIPLSKLPGWLSGEAMLLVQSLLNFLIPSGSGQAVTSIPIMAPLADLCGISRQVAVLAFQFGDGLSNILWPTAMAPIMCGIAGVKMEKWWKFLVPVFLVLLLTQAVLIAAATFIM